Below is a window of Leuconostoc gasicomitatum LMG 18811 DNA.
CAGAATCAAGCATTATTCTAGAAGTTCCCGTTGATGAAAGCAGTGATATCATTGACAATTGGAACAAATCGTATGCTATGAGCTTTGTACAGTATGCCATGGAAATTGCTGAAGGGTTCATCAAGCCTGAACTTCGTATTGCCGAAGCCATACAAAAATCCACGCTTATTCAAACAGAAAATCTAACGTTTACACGCGAATCAGATTTAAATGAGAATTTTACGTTTGATAAATTTGTTGTTGGTACTGGTAACGAAAATGCTTACGCGATTGCACGTGCTGTAGCTGAAGATCCAGGTCGTGTCTATAATCCATATTTAATTTACGGTGGTGTTGGCCTTGGTAAAACGCATTTAATGCAAGCCATTGGTAATGCTTACTCAAAAACAACACCATCGGCTCGCATTAAATATGCGACGGCAGAAGATTTTTTAAATGATTTTACTGAATCTTTGCGTGCTGGAGAGGGTGCAACAGCGGTATTTAAAAAAGAATATCGTACAGTAGACCTGTTGTTGATTGATGATATCCAATTCTGGTCGGGTAAAGAAAAAGTTCAAGAAGAATTCTTCAATACCTTTAATGTTTTAACCAAAACAGGTAAACAAATCATCATGACATCAGACAAATTACCAACAGAAATTGTTGATCTGCAGTCTCGTCTGACATCACGTTTTGAGGCCGGTATCTCAATGGATATTCAAAAACCAGATTTGCCAACTCGTGTAGCTATCCTC
It encodes the following:
- the dnaA gene encoding chromosomal replication initiator protein DnaA, translated to MTKPITKEELWNQVKAKFYQEIGPVSFDTYIEPLVPVTLTESSIILEVPVDESSDIIDNWNKSYAMSFVQYAMEIAEGFIKPELRIAEAIQKSTLIQTENLTFTRESDLNENFTFDKFVVGTGNENAYAIARAVAEDPGRVYNPYLIYGGVGLGKTHLMQAIGNAYSKTTPSARIKYATAEDFLNDFTESLRAGEGATAVFKKEYRTVDLLLIDDIQFWSGKEKVQEEFFNTFNVLTKTGKQIIMTSDKLPTEIVDLQSRLTSRFEAGISMDIQKPDLPTRVAILKNLAETDNLEIPNDVLELIADKIDSNIRTLEGTFHRFEAMLRYRNKPATKETAQKILGDLNINQGFKITVERIQQVVADYYMQTIDDLKSTSRKKDLVTARHVAMYLTRTLTNESLPDIGRSFGGRDHSSVLHATNKITEKAESDARTKEMLEALTDEIKNGK